The nucleotide window GTCCTCTACTGCTGTCTGCCGATGCACAACTCGGCCGCATGGGTCGCGATCGTCTACCGGGCGCTCGTGTGCGGGCTCCCCTTCGGCCTCGACCCGCGCTTCTCCGTGGCGGACTTCTGGGACCGCGTCCGCTTCTACGGCGCCACGCAGACCTTCACCCTGGGCGCCATGCACGTCTTCCTGTGGCAGCAACCCGAGCGGCCCGACGACGCGGTCAACCCGGTGCGCGTCGCCTCGTGCGTCCCGATGCCCGAGGGGCTCCTCGAGCCGTTCAAGCGGCGGTTCGCGATCGAGCAGATCTACCAGGGCTACGGGCAGAGCGAGGTGCTCGGGCTCCTGTCGCGGGTCGACGACGGCCGCCGGCGCTGGAGCCCGAACACCGCGGGGGTGCCGTTGCCGGGCATCGACGTCCGCCTGCTCGACGACGACGACCGGGAGGTGGAGGTGGACGAGGTGGGGGAGATCTGCGTGCGTCCGACCGAGCCGTACGTGTTGTTCAACGGCTACTTCGACGATGCCGACGCGACGTTGCGTGCCGTCCGCAACCTCTGGTACCACACCGGCGACCTGGGCCGGCGCAACGAGGAGGGCGAGTACTTCTTCTTCGACCGCAAGGCCGATTACATCCGGTACAAAGGGCGCAGCGTGTCGTCGTTCGCAGTCGAGGCCACCGTCGCCGGCCACCCTGGGGTGGCCGAGTGCGCGGCGTACGGCGTCACGTCGGCGGAGCTCGAGTCGGAGGCCGAGATCAAGGTCGACGTCGTCCTCCGGCCCGGCGCATGCGTGCAACCCGACGAGCTCGCGCGCTTCGTCAACGACAACGCGCCCTACTTCCTCGTGCCCCGCTACATCGAGCTCGTCGCCGAGCTGCCGCACACGCCGACGGGGCGGGTGCAGAAGTACCTCGTGCGCCGGCGCGGCGTCACCGCCGCGACGTGGGACCGTGACGCGGTGGGCTTCGTGGTGGAACGGTGAACGGTCTTCCGTCAAGCGAGGACCGAAGCACCCGCAGGCAGGCGGTCGGCGAGCTCGCGTCGTCGCTGCGCGCGCTGGCCGACGCGGCCGCCGAGACGGCTGTCGGCGAGCCGGAGCTCGAGGGCGTGACGATCGAGGTGCGGGAGCTGGCGCCGCCTGGGCGCGGCCCGCGACGACGGTCCCTACTCGGGGCTGCATGGTCGCGAGCTCGACCTGTCCACCCCGGCCGGCCCCCTGCCGCTCAGCCCGGTGATCGGTGACTGCAACCCGTCGGCCCCCGACGTGCGCCTGCGCTTCGAGGATGGGCGGGTGCGGGGCACGGCCCACCTGACCCGCCGCCACGTCGGCCCGCCGGGCGTCGCCCATGGCGGGGTTGGGGCGATGATCGCCGACCAGCTGGTGGCGGTGGCGCCGTTCGTGTTGGGCCTGACATGTGTCACCCGTGCCATGACGGTGCGGTACCGCCGCCCCATCCCTCTCTACCGGGAGCTCACGCTCGAGGCGCGGTGCGAGCAGACCGCCGACGAGGCGGCGCGCGCGTGGTGCACGATCTCGGTGGATGACGACGTCGTGCTCGAAGCCGAGGCGGACATGGTGGTGGCGATGCACGTGACCCGCCCCGATGGGCGGCCGGGCCGGCGATGAGCGCGGCGCGGACGACCGGCAACACCGGCATCACCGACGACGCCGTGGCCCGCCTGCGGGCGCGCATCGGCATCGCCGAGCCGCACCCGCAGCCGCCGCACTACCTGCGCCCCAACGAGGATGCGTTCCGCCACATCGCCGAGTCCTACGGCGACGACAACCCGCTGTGGTGGGACCGCGAGCACGCCGCGGCCACCCGTTGGCGTGGCGTGATCGCGCCACCCCCCGCGGTGGGTGGCGACACGTTGATCGGCGAGGACGAGGTGACCGCGGTGGCGCCGGAGCACGTCGCCCTCATGAAGGGCGACCCGCTGCGCGGCGTCCACGCGTACTACTCGGCCAGCGCACGCGAGTGGTGGGCGCCGTTGCGGCCGGACCGGCGGGTGTTCCGCCGCAACGCCCTCGTCGGCGTGCTCGACAAGCCCAGCGACTTCGCGGGCCGTGCGATCCACGAGTGGACCGCGCAGGTCTTCCGTGACGACGAGGGCACGTTGCTGGCGGGGCAGTACCGGCTGATGATACGCACCGAGCGCGAGAAGGCGCGCGACCGGAAGAAGTACGACGATGTCGTGATCGAGCCCTACACCGACGACGCCCTGGCCGAGATCGACGAGCACTACGCCCGCGAGCGGGCGCGGGGGAGCGAGCCGCGTTGGTGGGACGACGTCGAGGAGGGCGACGAGGTGGGCCCGCTCGTGAAAGGGCCGCTGACCGTCACCGACATCATCTGCTGGCACGTCGGCATGGGCATGGGCCTCTACGGCGTGAAGCCGCTGCGCCTCGGATGGCGCAACCGCCGCCGGGTGCCGCGGTTCTTCCACAAGGACGACCTGGGCGT belongs to Actinomycetota bacterium and includes:
- a CDS encoding ATP-dependent acyl-CoA ligase — protein: MNRLDLSDRHDRLLHRVLRLQAGQVGDDVFIMSGDRHFTFADVDRRADELAAGLHALGVSRGDTVAVLMESCPEFVLLSFAVNRIGAVWVATNIDFKGEWLRGSLHGSRARVLVVDARLLPRVVELGDGLPFEHVVVRDESGALDLSGPASAAKSGDAVSVRTGEDGHYGDTAAVLWTSGTTGRSKGVMQSHNAWLRGAESGATTSGARDGDVLYCCLPMHNSAAWVAIVYRALVCGLPFGLDPRFSVADFWDRVRFYGATQTFTLGAMHVFLWQQPERPDDAVNPVRVASCVPMPEGLLEPFKRRFAIEQIYQGYGQSEVLGLLSRVDDGRRRWSPNTAGVPLPGIDVRLLDDDDREVEVDEVGEICVRPTEPYVLFNGYFDDADATLRAVRNLWYHTGDLGRRNEEGEYFFFDRKADYIRYKGRSVSSFAVEATVAGHPGVAECAAYGVTSAELESEAEIKVDVVLRPGACVQPDELARFVNDNAPYFLVPRYIELVAELPHTPTGRVQKYLVRRRGVTAATWDRDAVGFVVER
- a CDS encoding PaaI family thioesterase, with product MIGDCNPSAPDVRLRFEDGRVRGTAHLTRRHVGPPGVAHGGVGAMIADQLVAVAPFVLGLTCVTRAMTVRYRRPIPLYRELTLEARCEQTADEAARAWCTISVDDDVVLEAEADMVVAMHVTRPDGRPGRR